ATGAGCAACAAAATCAAAGGCTAAACCAACAACGAGAGGCTCTCACGGCCAGGCAGGAGGAAATGAGCGCCATCGATAAGCGGATATCAGAGCTTCAGGAGCGGCTCCAGAGAAAAAGGAGCCTCAACCAGCAACTGGCGAGCCAGATTAGTGCGGCGTCGCACAAGGCGGCTTACCACCAATTTGTCAGGTGAGGAAAAATTAACGGATCTAATTTAAGAGCTGTTTACCGCTCGAGTAGTCTGAAACTCATGTAAATTTATAGGCCCAGTTAAGTTTACGGTCCTTAGAATTATTATGCCCCAGCACCGGGTCGTCGACAGAAATATTTAGTTGTATTCCTGCTTTAAGATGAATAATGCATTTCACTCGCCTTGTCCACTCTTGTCCGTCCACATAAACAGCTGAATTGTTTTGTAGTTTCGTATAAACGTCGGGAGCTTGGAGAAACGTCCATTTAACTCGGTTTGCTATTGAAGCAGTCAGTGGGCTCTAAATACAATGCTCGTCCTCAGTGCGAgagattaaatttattttttccagtttctGGAAAGCTACAAGGAATGCTTTGCgtttaataatgataattgcTAGGTAGAGGtggataataataatgtttcgTTTCGGGTTGAtggttttaacaaatttgccaGTCGGATGCTCAGACACGGATTTCCGGTTCGCCGATTCGcgattaaaacaaaatcattCTTTTAGTACGGTTTTTGGCTAAGCcgcattaattttcaatttgaaattcggAACGCATGCAATTGAAACTTTCAGTTGCAGTTCCATCTAGATCCGATCCCTGGTCGATTTTCATCCATTTTACTCTGAAATCTAATCCGAATACTCTctagttttccattttatgcGCTTCAATTGATCATGTACGTTTTTGTACCACTGACAAgatattttaaactgaaatttgTAGTCCTATTTATGGAAATATTCATATACATACTAAAATTATTGTCTTTTAACTTCACCATTTACCCATCAATGTTGATTTGCCTTTGATATctgatttgtttttgttttctcatcgtttttttttatgatgaaGCCGCCCTTCATGAAGCACTGTACCACAACTAGACGTTGGGTCAGGATTATACCACAGGCTGTCGATGGCATAATCTTGTGGTCTAGTGTGGTTTTAATCACCATTGATAGATAAGACATGCTATGTACTGATCTTGACAAGATTGCAAGAATTGATCTGCCTACTCATCACTGGTGCACTGGAAACCAGATCAGGAGTGGCGTTCAATACCTTGTTAGAGTCGCGGGAGCCTCTATCTGGATCAAGAGAGTAGCAAGAGTTTTTCATAGAACGAGCGGTGGCCCCCTATGAGGTTCCCATTGAAACTGGAAAACAGCGAAAATAAACGCGAAGCGAAACGTTGCAATGCCGCTATTACAGAAAGAGAGTCCAAATGACCAACTAAGGCTGAAACAATCATATGAAGTGAAGATtccaaaaagaaagaaatatacGATAGAACCTCTTCAGCTGCCATCGCGCAGTAACTACGTTTGATATACTGATGAACCATGAATGATTGGTATACAGTCATCAACAGCACTCTTGGAAGACCAAACAAAGATATATTCTAGGCCGAGGTTTTCCGATTCCACTGTAGTAAAATTCGGCCAATTCTCCAAAAGTAGCagtagtaaaattttcattcaccATTGTCAAGAAACTTTGGCGggtcatttattatttttataaattaagtaTTTATGAATAACTAGGTTCTATAATTAGAGAACCGGAAATCGATGTCTTGAAGTATCATCTAAAATCCTAATTTCGCCAGAACTGACTTGACGAAGCTtggaaaaaaccgaaatgaAGCTAAAATATATAgcatcataatttttttctgttcgaATAATTGAccaaaattacagaaaaaaagtaaactaGGAGATAACGCGAACCAAATCTGTTGATTTATCGATATTGCCTCTATTGTAGACCCTAGAAAATGATTGATTTGACTCTCAGTTCCGCCACGCCACTGTTTCTTTCCCGTTTTCAGCcaaagtttctttaaaaaacgCTATTGATAGACGATTCCTTTCGTGGAAAATACCCCCgtcaaaaacaaatacaacGATGCAATATGTTACCGAACCGATAAATCAACCACGACTCCCTCCCGCCCTGCCCTAATCGAATTTCCAATTGGGTGCTGCATTATATTCGAGTGAGACCATTCTTTTCGAGGTCTAAATGGTCTTGGAAACAACCCAAATTCGTTTCCGTGTTCTCGAAATTGATTCTCGACTAAACTAGAATTTCAACGCATATTTCAGGTTAACTGGCACACCAGAACAGAACAATGAGGCTTACGCGAGGAGCCATCTACAAGGCAACATCCCTCCGAACGGATTTCTTCGCAACAACATTGCGGCAGTCGAGCCTTACAACCACGTTCCTCTACAGCAGAATCAACAGCTGAGAAACAATCAGACGCAAGAGGTAAGAGGGCGGTAAACTCATTTCGAAACCGCGAAATCAGTCTTGAATGGCACTAATGCATGGCTGACATAATCGAATTCGCAGCAGTTAATTAACGTTAGATAATTGAGCCTGACATATTCGATGCGTGGGATTGTTTTGAGGCGGTTAAGATGATACTATTTATTGCTTGAGTGAGAAtagagaaaattattattcacaAAATATAATCGTCCATTCACAAAGTCAACATAAAAACTTCAACTACGGCAACATTGTCCGCGTATTACGGTCGTTCTGCGAGACGTCACCCCCATAATGTTATAAAAGGGCCTAAAATGACAAAAGAAACTCGCAGCGTTGCAGGTTTTGGTTTAAAGTTCCAAGATTTGCTATTTAATAACGACAAGGTGACCTCGTGTTCTAGATCAAAAAAGATTACTATATATGGCGATTCCCATGTTAGGAAACTCCTACTGcctgatatatattttttcgaacATCTCAAACTTTTTAgcacaaattaataaattttccccgtatttcccaaaaataagaaaaaaagtgcttatttttttactccTCTTTTGCCAGTAGAAGTTTCCCAATTAtgaaatcaccctgtataaacaatatttgaaaaatgcttggTTGTGAAGTAATTTATCATTTACAGTTTACTTCATATCATCCAGCATATCAACAGGCAACTCAACATATCAAACTGGAATCGAATGCCAACATCAATGACGTCCAAGCTGACCAACTGGTGCAGAAAATGGGAAACGTTTTCATAGCCAGAAACGAGGAGGACAACATCAAAGATTTCGCAGTATCAAAGTCGGATCCTAAGTACCAGACCCTGCCCTACAACACGAAGTTCACAGTGAATCTTCTGActaacaacaaaaatttaaagaatgaTCATATCGAGAAAGAAGACAATACCTACATATCCAATGTTGTAAATGGAAATGCGAATAATGTAGTGCAGGCGGCGCATATGATGGTGCATAGCGCTCCTTTAAGTCAAgtcaacaaaaatatagccACTCCGTTAAATCAACATGATTTGCTTAGTCGGAAAAGTAGCGATGGGAATAAGGATCCTAATGTATTTTGTTCCAATAAGGAAGAGGTAATTTTGAGGTCCAATAAATTCCAGAATGAGCCACAGGTAACGGGAGCTCCGGCGACATATCAGGTttgttaattcattttttccgttttttgtgaacaaaaaattattatgtgtGCAGAAACCTATAAGCAGTGTGGCCCCCACCTCCATCCAGCACACCAGCATTCCTTCCACTGTCTATCAAACTTCATCGATTAAAGTACAACCGGTGGAGCCGCAGAGCACCACTAAAGCGCCGTTTTTACACGGCAACCAAGTGCAATCGCCTCCAGGAGCTTTATTGTCACCTCCTCAGTCTAGCAGCACTCCTATTGGAACCCCAGAGGCCTCCCATGACAGTACACCAAAACCAGCTTTACCTCCCAAGCCCGCAATCAAACCCCCTCCAAGGCAAACTCAGATATTCAATGAGGAGCCGGTCAGGCCTCCTCCTTTGCCTCTCACCGAACCTCCAGAAGAGAAGGTTTCCCCTGCATTGGCCGCCAAACCACTAATTGGTCAGAAACCTCCTGCAATTGAAACTTCCAGTAAATTAGCTCCTAATGCTCAATCTGCCGAGATGATCATCAAGGCGAAGCCTCTGAACTTTAAGAAACAACCCTTGAGCGAACAGCCCAAGTTGCGTAGCATTGCTGCTCATTCCAATAAACTAAATGGATtagttttgaataataatCGGAGGTTACAAGATGTGCCACCGCCATTTCAAAACCAGGAGTCTCAGGTGGGTGGGTAGTTGAAAGCTAAGTTGGAACAACATTATAAGCACCTTGTGCGATTTACTTAGAAAGTAGAAATAGAGGTTTTTTGtggattattttaatttaaaaaggggGGTTAAAGCACTGCTGAGAATTTTGGATAGATAAACCAGTTCAAGTGAAAACATAGAAATTGCGCAAGTGAGAGAAGAATCGCATAACGTTTAATGTGCCACCGACAAAGAACAATAAAGAAGTAACAAAATCCGTCTCCAGTTCGATGtttagattaattttaatttagctgTTCTCGCAGCAATGGAAACTTTAAGAACTATCGTAGCAAAAAACAGCAAATAGAAATTGAAACATGCATAAATATGCgtatttatgaattattttgatgaaattaacTGATGCTTTAACATTCCCCAGTGACTGTCAAACGGTACCGAAAATTGCTTGAAACGGTAAATAAACCTGGAGGGGCCAATGCTGCCGACTCAACCTTCGATCTACCAAgagatcataaaaaaaatttcgaatatcagcaaatttaaatcattatatTCATTGATGATGCAACTGTAATATGCTGTAACGGGGaaatgaacaataatttataaataagcgaaaattcaaaactaatttaattcatCATCAGAACTTTtataagtaaaattttgaaatgatgAGAGATCCTGCAGAACACTGAACCGAGTCCGCCCAATTCAGCCTTTGGTCTCTCACCTACTTCGTTGGTCTTTGTCGGAGGcatattaaacattattttgtaCTTCTTGCACAATCTCtatgttttcatttaaattgttgatACCTGTATGTCACTTTTTAAATagagattaaaaaattagagatttGCAACATATATTACTTTCCCCTCTCGAAGTATTTACATCAAACTTAACAGTTTTGTTTACCTTTATTATCCCTAAATAACCTTTTAttactacatttttttctcgCTGCCAGCTTTCTCCCGTTAAAATGCTTAATTTAacttattgaaattaaaccCACCTAACTCTTATGACCTATAAAACATTTCCTGAATCCCAACAGTTCTCACCAGTGTGCCTGACAGACCATAACAGAAGTTCtattagtttttataaatttgtgtGATCTACTTTCAGCAAGGATCAGCACCACAAGATAAACTCTCAGATATTAACTATCAAGAACCTGCATCGAAAGACGAAACAGACCGAAGCTCTCGCTCCTCTGTTGACGACACCAGCAGCATAGACTCCAAAGAACCCAAGGAGGACAACGTTATAAAACGAATCAAAAAGGGCAATCTCAAACAAACTGGCAAACATAACTTATCGCGAAGAGTCAGCTTTGACCCTTTGGCTCTTTTGTTGGATGCCAGCCTCGAGGGAGAATTGGAGTTGGTTAAAAAGACTGCTACACAGGTACCAAATCCTAGCGCCGCTAATGACGAGGGAATCACAGCCCTGCACAATGCAATCTGCGCTGGGCATATAGAAATAGTGAAGTTCCTGGTGGAGTACGGGTGCGATGTAAACGCGCAAGACAGTGATGGGTGGACGCCTCTGCACTGCGCAGCTAGTTGCAATAATTTAACTATGGTGAAATTTCTGGTGGAGCATGGAGCTTGTATTTTTGCCACGACTCTCAGCGACCATGAAACTGCGGCGGAAAAGTGCGAGGAAGATGAGGAAGGGTTTGATGGGTGTTCTGAATATTTGTACAGTAAGTATTTGGTGTTTTTAGTGAATtgtgtaataatttttggtgtgCAGGTGTGCAGGAAAAATTGGGAATTTTGAATGCGGGGACCGTTTATGCGGTGTTTGATTATGCGGCACAGCAGCCTGATGAATTGACTTTCCGTGCCGGCCAGCAGTTCACAGTTTTGCGCAAAGGGGATGAAAATGAAAGAGAGTGGTGGTGGTCCAAATTAGGAGACAAGGAAGGATATGTGCCTAGAAACCTGCTGGGGGTGAGACTATTAAAATGACTATTTAACAATAATCTTCAACATTACTTGTTTCAGCTCTACCCAAGGGTCCAGAGAAATGACGAAACCCAGtaatatattacaatttatTCTTCCATAATAATTGTATTATACtcaattttcccatttttcctACACCAAAAAAAGACCACAATCCTTGCCAACTTTACGTTCTCACACAATGACTgcttttttaagttttgtcaaaacttataaaaatgcaataaggGATATATTTCCGCCTAAACCTTGGctcaatataaatttttgttatattcaGTTTAAGGGCAaatcaataaagtttttttacatccttataatgttttaattataaggttccaaaataataatttcagacAAGTCATTGCACCtcttaaaattcttattatcAGGTCTATGTACACCTGCAATAAGAGTCTCTTTATGCCTATTTAGTTATGTAAGTTCTGTAATTTTTGTCTTTACTAGTTATTgtataattattgtaatattgtttctttaatatctttttgaatcttgtaaatatataaatatgaagaataaagtttatttacaatgcaataaatatacttcaataaattttaatattgggttttgttttattactttaattacAAAAGCCCTTTTCTGAAATAATAATCTACATCTACTTTAGATTCAACCTTATTGGTTGATTTTCAGCAAATTTGATAGATTTCTAATGATAATCAACCAAtctaaagttttatttccaaaaatctcTAGAGAGAACTATGAACTATGTCAcatttttgttacaaaatGGGAATGAACATAAAACAATACtttccttaaataaataatgccaCATCCTCAGAAAAgtagaaaatgtgtttttacaattttcaaaaacttattaGTAGTATTTCATCTATGTTACTTttgtttcttaaaaacttacaaaacTCCAACAGtgatttctaattttataaacCTTTAACACCCATACTTTTCATCACAAACACACTAGTACTACCCTTTAACATGCAAAATTCAGCGATATTGAAAACCAAATCACATGACTAGTCCACTTTTTCGGCTGGTTTTGCTTTTGTCTTGTCACTCTCTGAATATGCTCTATATATGTACATTCCAAGGGCGATATGCAGCATGGTCACAGCCAAGACCGCTGACCAAACGTTACTACTAGTGCTTGAAATCCCCAAGATACCTAAAAGGGgcagaaagaagaaatttatgATGCTAATAGGGATTTATTTACcttcaaaaaaaacaaatttcgtgAAGAAAAAGGTTAAAACTGGAGATGCcaatataaatattgaatatGCTAGAACTGTTTTGAATACTGCAAACTGGGGCTGTTCCATTTTGGTTGATTTTAGGACTTTTAATTAAGTCTTGAAATAACTGTGATATTATTGCAGATTTTTCTTGAATCTGTAATCTAACCTCAATTGATTTTGACACTTAGTAGTGTCAAATACATTTCAGCCATTAGTGGAAGCAAGGCATTGTCGCAATCAAGGCTAGAGGTTACCGCCTGCTAATTTTGttacaataaatgtttaatgaattattaGATATGTTCCATAATACATCAATATGGTTaaactaaatttatgtttttttgaatataagttgaaaattatgtatttagaTATAAGTCATGTTTTACTTTAGCTTTctcaaatatataaaatgataaagaaattatcgacatatttatttaaattttgtgaaactatGTCTCTTTAGATTAAATATGTCGTAAAAATGGGTAACTAATTATCCACAAAATCTCTTTTTTAACCCTTTCTAGTCCTAGGTGACACGTtattaatatcgaaaatacagcaatagaaaattttcggaAACATGTTGCGATAAGAAAGGTTGATGCTTGTTGTTTCGATGTAACTGGATATTGTTTTAATGCCTTACACCTTACTTGAAATACGCTATATATAACTAATTTTAGTTTGTCCACCAACTTACACAACTGCTTAGCACTAGTGCATCATTGCCAGttgtaattttaagtttaataaaagaaatatctaATTAGTGA
This portion of the Euwallacea fornicatus isolate EFF26 chromosome 13, ASM4011564v1, whole genome shotgun sequence genome encodes:
- the LOC136342851 gene encoding vacuolar ATPase assembly integral membrane protein VMA21 homolog — its product is MEQPQFAVFKTVLAYSIFILASPVLTFFFTKFVFFEGILGISSTSSNVWSAVLAVTMLHIALGMYIYRAYSESDKTKAKPAEKVD